The genomic region TGAGTCACTGTGGAAAAGTCCACAAGTGCTAAAAGCTAGGCTTTATTCCCCATTTTCCCCCTCTACTAAGTTCTGCCTCCCCCCTGCACTACTTCTCCCCAACCTTCTAGCCCTCTTCACAGATTTTCAACAACCTGAATCTCATCCTCATCAGTCCAATTGCAAACATCCAGGCCTTTGTTCTTAGTCATCTTCATGCGAATGGAGAAAGGAAGCCACACATTCTTCAGCTCCTCAATGGATGGACACATCAGCCTGCCCTCTGGACTTCCTAGTTCCTTCCTATCAGAGTAGAATTATAAATTTGTTCTGAGGAGATCGAAGGTCAGTAGCAAAAGGcaccactattttttttgttttttgggtcatagccggTGGCGTTcaagtgtcactcctggcaggctcaggggaccatatgggatgctgggatttgaaccggggtccatcttgtattggctgcatgcaaggcaaatgccttaccactctgctatcgctcTAACCCCGCACTATTTACTTCTACCCTTCAACAATCCCCAAGACAGTACCTACCAATCAGCCAAAGCAAACTCCTTATTCTTGGAGATTTCCCCACCATACTTCTTTATTGCCATCTTGAAGGCAGCCTACACATAAAGGAGATAATATAGAATTCCTTAGGACTCTTGATGAGTCAGAGATCAGGAGGGGTGGGGGATATAATATGGTTCTTACATCAGCCTGCATTCTCCAGAAATCAGCTTCTTTCAAGCTATTCACCTCACAATTGATGACAAGAATATCTGGCAAATGGCGAATATTGCGGGTCTGAATCTAAGAGGAGGGAATGAGTAACAAATGTCAGGAGACCCTACTGAGCAAGACACTGGAAAAGCACCAGCAAAAACTGGATATGCGTCCTCCTACTGGGGTTCTTCACAGTCCCTCTTGATCCCTGGCTGGCAGTACTGACCTTCACCACCCCATAACCAAACTATAAAAGCATGTCAAAACTCAAGTCCCAAGCTCTGGACCACTCACTGTTGGCTGGTACTTTTCACAGTTGTCACACCATGCCTGAGTATTCTGCTCCAAGCAGATGCTCCGTTTTAGCACCTGAGCAAAGTCATAGTTCTTCCCTGTTTTATCTGAGGGAAAATTGAATGATTCACTCTGGGTTCTCCTGTTACCCGCTGTTCACAactccccagccccagccccaaccCTCTACTGAAGGTTACAGACACTTGGGGGAGCCTTCCCAGCCCAGCTTCAGAGTATACCCTCAGGGTAGGAAAGTGTGAAGAGCAGAGTGGATGAGGCGCGCACAGTCTCACTGCCACAGCGACAGAGGCTGCAGTTTTCCATCTCACAGCTGAACAGCTGCCCGATGACAGAGTCTCCCGAGGAGCAAAAGCTGCTAAGAGCAGAGAGGGCGATCTACGCACACTGAGGGGACTGGAGGGGCTACTTAGGGTGACTCTGGCTCTTCCAGTCCCCAGCTCATACCTTCCTCCTGCACCCCGATAAGCCTGAGGCACTTCCAGCTCCTGCATGTCCTGATGTAGTTGAGTAAGGATGAAGCGGTTCCACCTCTGAATGAGCCTCGCAAGGTTGCCCTTTCCTGAAGCCTCGTCAGAgtctgccaggatcaaacccagggctgaaGCCTCGGGAATGGTGCGGAAGGCCCGAAGAAAATTACTGCCCTGCAATCCGGGAAGAGTATTGCTGAAAGGTTCTTTTCTCCTTGTGGCAGTCTGTGGCTGTTTGCCCCACTGACTAGTCACCTCCCTTCTTTTATTGTCCCAGGTCTCAGGCACTGACCTGACATGGGTCACCTCGAGAGAGGTCCAGCATGTGGAAAAGGAAGCCCAGTTCACATGCCAGGCAGAATTCCTTCTGGCAAAGGTGATTCTGGATTAGGCAGCGCACAGGCTCCAGGAAATAGAGCACCTGAAGGAGAGAGCAGGGGAACTGATGCGGGTGACTGGGTTGGGAAGGGAGAGACAGATGGGAAGGTTAAGTGAGGTGATAGAAAATATATACCAAGGGACCAGAAGTGAGGTGATAGAAAACAtgtaacaggggctggagagatagcatggaggtagagcatttgccttgcatgcagaaggactatggttcgaatcccggcatcccatatggtcccccagcctgccaggagtgatttctgagcacagagccaggagtaacccctgagcgctgccgggtgtgacccaaaaacaaaaacaaaataaaaaaatatatatatcaaggggccagagagatagcatagaggtaaagtgtttgccttgcatgcagaaggatgatggtttgaatcctggcatcccatatggtcccccaagcctgctaggagtgatttctgagcatagagccaggaggaatgcctgagcactgccggatgtgacccaaaaaccaaaccaaaacaaaacatatatgaagggctggaaagataacatggaaatagggcatttctgatttctgagcgtagagccaggagtaacccctgagcactgtcgggtgtgacccaaaaacaaaaaacaaaaaacaaacaaaaaaaacaaacaaacaaaaaaaaagaaaacatatatcaagaggccagagagaataGTATACTGGATAAGGTGCACCCCccctatggtgccctgagcctgccaggagtggtccctgagtgcagagccaggaataatccctaagcacagctgggagtggaaggagagaaagaaaaaggaagaaaggggaaaaggggagcgaaggaaagataaaagggaggggtggagagaggaaagaagagagaaggggaggggaagggagaaaaaggtaggcaagggaggaaagagaagggggaGGGGATTGAGGGGAGGGGTTtacagaggggagaggaggaaaaatgcggggagaggaagggaaaagggagaagagaggaaagaagggtaTAGGGGAGGAGGGATGGGGAAGAAGGGAAGCAGGTGGACAGAAGAAAGTATAAAGCAAAGGTCTGCAGCATTGTAGAGCTTACAGAGGAGACTTGAAGGCCATGGGGCAAAAAAGAAAGGTAGAGatagaccggagagatagcatggacgtagggcatttgccttgcatgcagaaggatggtggtttgaatctgggcatcccatatggtccaccgaacctgccaggagtgatttctgagtgtagtgccaggagtaaccctgagcgctgctgggtgtgccccaaaaaccaaaaaaagaaaaaagaaaggtagtGATGGCAAGGGGGGCATGGACAATGAACAGGGCTGTGGCTCACAGAGAAGGGAAAGGTGGTAGGCACACTGAAGTTACAGGATACCACTCTTACCTGGATCATGCAGTTACAGTAGGCATTGGGAATGTGGGGCTCTAAGCCAGCAAACAAGGTTTTATTGTAGTGTTTGAAGTTGAAGTCCTCCAGCCCAAGCTTGGAGTATTTGATAGTGACCTGAGGTAGAAAGAGTTTGAGCAAGACAGTATCTTTGGAGAGTCCCCTCTAAATCTTCCCAGTGGCCATACCCTCCTCTTGAGACCAGGATTCTCAAGTGCAAACTCTCAACTGTTTCCTTCATATGGGTTTTTCCTCATAGTCCAGATACCTCTCCCTGCCCtcccagaggatttcaacctggGGCAGCCCCTGCACCTTGCGGTACTTCTTAGAAACCATGTGGAGATGTGGCTCCTCTTCTCGTCCTATTGGTGACTCTGTGACCTGATTGAAGCTGTCAAATTCACTGTCTGACTCCTTGAGTCGGTATGGAATCTGGAGTTTTTAAAAACAGATAATAGTTAGGAGCTTTAATCATCATTGGTTTTCCCCCACCTTTAACCAAATATTGAGATCATCATcaagtttttgtgtttttcttttgggccacacccggcggtgctcagaaatcactcctggcagactcagggtaccatatgggatgctgggaatcaaaaccaggtctgtcctgggtcggcagcatgcaaggcaaataaatgccctactggtgtactatctctctagtccctcatcaagtttcttttaaaaattgtctttcttggagccagagagatagcacagcggtgtttgccttgcaagcagccgacccaggacctaaggtggttggttcgaatcccagcatcccatgtggtcccccatatctgccaggagctatttctgagcagatagccaggagtaagccctgagcatcgccgggtggcccaaaatccaaaaaaaaaaaaaaaacttttttgtgggggacataccaggtgatgctcaggggttactcctggctctgcactaaaaaatcacacctggcagacttgggagacctcctgggatgctagggatcaaactcagttgggcatgtgcaaagcaaatgccctatctgccatactatcacttcagcccccaaaaTTGAATTTCTTAAGATTAAGAACcctagaaccagagagatagaccAACAGGCTGAGCATATGAAAGCATAGGGGaaatccaagttcaatctcctACACTGCCAGGTCCCCCAAGCAAAGCTGAGAGGGAGTTCCGAAAACAGCTGGGTGTAgtacaagaacaacaacaacaacaaaaatgaggtgctggagagataacacagcagtaggatatttgccttgcatgcagctgactcaggacgactcaggacggacctcagttcgatttccgacaccccatatggtcccccaagccttccaggaatgatttctgagtgcagagccagaagtaactcctgagcgccacagggtgtggcccaaaaaaaacaaacaaaactaaaaccaaaacaaacccacCTAAAAAGAGCAAGAACCCTATTTTTCTGTCTATGACTCTTCCCTAATAACTACCATTACCTGACTAGCTGGGCCTCAGGAAGTCTTTACTGCCTAGAAATAAAAACTACTTGAGACAAAGTAAAGGAATAAACCAGAACCAATGCCAAAGGGCTGGGGAGGGGTCTCTAAGCTCACCTGATTGCGAAGCCTGGTACGAGGGTTGGGTGCATAGCCAATGAAGCCCACTTTCTTCATGGTGCGCAAAATCTCTGCATCCACAGGAGGTGCTCGCCTGGAATGCAGGATCATGTAAGAGTTGGGTAGTTTGTGGTGTTTGCCCGTTCAATCCCCAAGGAGCGAGCCAGGAAAAAATGTAATCCAAAGGTAGACAAATCAGACACAGAATCTGTCCAACCCATTCCCTCCATCTGGCCCAGATGTGAGGTACAACCTGGGAGCTGGAGCAGAGTTGGCAGCAGGCCAATCGGAGAGGAGTGTGTCAGTGGTGAGTGGGACAGGGATGAGGGATAGAGGCAGCAGGTCCTGGCTCCAGTCCAGAGGAGGCAGTGAGTCCACGAGACAGGGCAGAGCAAATTCCGTCTCCCGGGAGTAAGGGTTGAAGGAAGGCTCTGGGGAATCAGTCCAGAGGTGCACACAGCCCTCAGAGTCCCCAAAGGCCAGGGCTTGCTTGCTGGCTGACACATCAAACGTCATTAGCAAAGGCCCCACAGGATTCACATGAAAGATGTCGGCTGGGTTGGCCAGGCCTGTGGGTTCACAGAACTGGCACTGTCCTAGGAAAGAGGACAAAGCCCAGATGAAAGGGTGTGTAAGCCTTCTATCTCCTTTGTACTCTTTTTCCTTTATATCAAAGGAAGATGGCCCCCAGATACATGCATAGAGAGAGAAAACCACCAGGTGCCTTCCCATGAACCATTAGAATCAGGAAGTTGGCCATCAGCAAAGGGCAGTTCTaatgttgcttttttttaaagtgggccacacctggtgatgttcaggggttactactggctattcggtcagaaattgcttctggctaggaccatataggatgcaggggatcgaaatgcagtccgtccaaggttagtgtgtgcaaggcaaaggcaaacgccctataacttgcgccaccgctctggccctaatgttgcttttttatttgttttcaagtaaaaggttttatttggaaattctgaggtgaggaaaaagagtaaaagaaagagtAATGTGCtcgaggccagaaagatagcatggaggtagagcatttgccttacatgcagaaggtcggtggttcaaatcccagcaccccatatggtccccccagcctaccaggagtgatttctgagcgtagagccaggagtgatccctgagcgctgccgggtgtgacccaaaaacaaaaacaaacaaacaaaccaagagaGTAATGTGCTCAAAGAGAATGATGGCTTTTCCAAAGTGCAGAGCCCTGGCACACAATCCAACGTGAAAGTGGGAATGTGCACATCTCCAAAGAAAAAATGAGGGTGCCATGTGCACAGGCCCAAGAGCAtatgtaccagtttttttttttttggtttttgggtcacacctggcagtgctcaggggttcctcctggctctatgctcagaaatcactcctggcaggctcaggggaccatatgggatgccgggattcaaaccaccgtccttctgcatgaaaggcaaatgccttactatctctccggccccccttcatttattttttttggagggtgggggtcatatccaacagtgctcagggtttactcttggctctgtgttcaaatcttactcctggctaagtgctcaggaattactcctggtagtgtctGGGAACAATATGGTGTACCATAGATCAAGCCctggttggctgcacacaaggcaagtgtcctacttgtaTTATCGTTGTGACCCCTATAACTCCTTTAGTACCTGACTGGGAGATGATGGCAAGACGAGAAGTGTAAGTAGGGATGAAACGCAGGAAGGCAGGATCCACGTGTACTTGAAGTGGTGTGATGGCACGCATCATGCGCAAATCATACACCTTGAGGAAACGGTCGCAGGCCAGACCAGTGAGGCGACTGGAGAAGCCACAGGCAGCCAACAGGTTGCCATGCACATCAAAATCTGACAGACTCCCTGAGAAAGCATCGAACTCATGCTCTGCTTTAAAAGTACGCAAGTCTCGTAGGGAAACCTGCAGGAAACATAACGACCATCATATACCAGTGTAGTCATCAAGAAAAGTACCTGTTACCTACCTAACCCTGTGAAATCCCTACCAAAAGAACAAAGACTTTAGGTATGGGTGATAAAAGGACAGAAAAGGCCAAAGGAAGACTAGAGCTGGAAGGAACCCAAAGAGGTACAGTATTTACACTCTGCTTGGTGAGTgtaaataaacagaagaaaacaagAGGCTGAAAGGTAAAATCATAGTGTAACATGACTGAGCAGGAGCTCAATTCACTCCTTCCCTGCCTCCAATGTACCCCCTGAAGTGAGGGAAAGGCAGAATCCAGTAATTTATCAGGGCCCCACAGTGGAAGGTAGACTGGAACTTAGCCTACCTTGCCAGAGGTGTGACCACAAAAGAAAAAGCGATTTGTCTGTCTCATGATGGTGACTCCAGGTGTCTCAACTGCATACTGGGGAGGGAAGCAGAAGAAACAAGGGGGACAATTCTTCCCACAGACCAGAGAAACAGAAaccacacccccacacacacccacattCCTAATCCCCtcacacccccccaaaataacctcTCAAATACACACACTCAGGCATGTTCCCagcactctctcacccccaaaatAATCTGAGCCCTgcaaagttctttttttgggagggccacacccggtggtgctcaggggttactcctggctctctgctcagaaatcactcctggcaggcacaggggaccatatgggatgctgggattcaaaccaacataggtcctggtcggccgcttgcaaggcaaacgccctactgctgtgttatctctccggcccctgcaaagATCTTTCTGGTCCTAGGCTATACCTTCTGAGTCTCCTGGATAGTGTTGAGGTCAAACTCCAGTATGTGACTCTGCAGGCCCCCAACAAGCAGAGTGCTGCTGTCAGTCAGCAAGAGACTGTGCATGTCCTCACTCTCCTCAAGCCTGTAGAGGAGAATTGAGCTGGGGGGTCAGGCTCTCAAATCTCAGAGGCTTCCAGGCCCTTGGCTTTCCAATCTAGATGGAACCCTCTTTCCCAGTCCAGAACTGAGAAGCCACTTACAGGTAATCAAATATAATGAGGCCCCCTCGGGCCATGTATTTGAGGTTGTTCTTGGTGAGGAAAAGAATTCCATTTTCCAGGCTCTGGATCTGCCGGATGTCATCACTGCCATTAACCTGAAAGGATGAGTAGCGTTCCAACGTTGGGCCAAAAAATGAAGTGGCGTGACCCTGGAGATGATAAAAAAGACGAGATACACTGAGTTGAGGGCAGAGCCATCTGAGATGAAAGTCAAGGACAGATGTTATTTGGCTTGTCTCAGTTCTCTCATGGCCTTTCTGGCTTGCAGCAACCAAGTGTAAGGTGAAGGACAGAGTTAGTGATAAAGACACTAGAAAATATGGTTTTTAATTCTGCCAACATTACCTTATGctcaatgaacaaacaaaaaatgagctaGAACTTAAAAAAGTACTTCTGTAAGTTctatctcatttttttgtttgttttttgggcaacccagtgatgctgaggggtaactcctggctttgtgctaagtctaatgatgctctggggaccagatgggatgctggggaatgaacccattcattcaagtccaggttggCAGCAAAGCAGGTCCCCTAgtcattgtactattgttctgttcCCTCTagccattttttttggggggggggtcacacccagtgacgctcaagggttactcctggctctgaattcagaaatcgctcctggcagactttggggaccatatggaatgccaagatttgaaccatcatctgtcctggatcagtcgaGTGcaagtcgagtgcaaggcaaacacccaaccactgtgctatctctctggcccctctctagcCAAATTATTATATTCTCTACCCAAGATTTACTCAGTGGACAAAGTCACTGGGAGTCAATTTAAGTcttgtttactttcttttttttttttttttttttttttggttttttgggccacacccgtttgacgctcaggggttactcctggctgtgtgctcagaaatcgcccctggcttggggggaccatatgggacgcggggggatcgaaccgcggtccgttccttggctagcgcttgtaaggcagacaccttacctctagcgccaccttcccggccccttgtttactttctttcctaaatatttctcagatctcagggctggagagaaagtacagtggtagggaattttccttgcatgcagctgaccggggcttgattctctgcatcccatatggtaccccttgcctgctaggagtgattatatttttgggatttttgggggggcacacccagtgatgcccaggggttacttctggccatgcactcagaaattgctcctggcttgtgggactatatgggatgccaggggatcaaactgcggtctatcctacgctagcaagggcaaggcagacatcttatcccttgtgccactgctctggcccacagggatgatttctgaatgcagagcactgccaggtgtgaccaaaccaaaccaaaaccaaaaacatctcagATCTCTCCTTATATAGTCTTCTCCAAGAGTATTTCAGTTAGGtcttcacatattttatataaaatactacaAGTGCCTGAAAACTGATCAGAGTCCTGccctatctatttttttttggggggggggggcataccttgtggtgctcagggcttactcctggttctgcactcagggaccactcttagtaggcttaagggaccatacggatgccgaggatcaaactcaggtcagccacatgcaaggtaagtgatctacctgttgtactattactgCAGTCCCCAgcattgtctctctctctttttttttttttggtggtttttgggtcacgcctggcagtgctcaggggatattcctggctccatgctcagaaattgctctggcaggcacgggggaccatatgggatgccgggatttgaactgatgaccttctgcatgaaaggcaaatgccttacctccatgctatctctccggccccctgaattGTCTCTTTTAAGTCAAAGTGTGTATATAAGCAAACTGGAACTTGTCACTGTGGACAGAGATCTTTAGTGGTTCCCAGGGCTCAAGTAATGCTCTGAATATGgcagaattcaatccccagcaccacctggtcaCCTCGCTTACCTGAGGGTGACCCCCTGGCACCAGACTGGAGTAGCCCCaaagcactgtctggtgtgatcTATTTGAGGCTAAAGAGATAGGTCAGCAAGTTGGAGTGCAAACttagcatgcaggaggcctgagttaAGTCTCTAGCACtgcatgatctcccaagcaccattAGGAGCAATTTTCAAGCACTTAGTAAGcacagatgtggtccccaaacaacaggccctgagcactacctagtATGGTCCAACCCCCATCaccaataaaacattaaaaatgaaaaaattttaaagtaaattatcaaAAAACTTCagaagtggggccggagtggtagcaaagcagtagggtctttgccttgtatgcagctgacccaggacagacgcgggttcgatccctggcatcccatatggtcccatgagtctgccaggagtgatttctgagtgcagagccaggagtaacccctgagtgccactaggtgtggcccacaaaaagcaaaacaaataaataagcttCAGAAGTGGccaacttgctttgcatgtaagaggcCCTAATACTGCATTAATATCACCAGATAAGACCTCCATGCAACAAGTTGAGAGTAGCCTAAGTACTAATagtgtgacaaaacaaaacaaaaacaagggctggagagatagcatggaggtagggtgtttgccttgcatgaaggacagtggttcaaatcctggcatcccatatggtctcccgagcctgtcaggaacaatttctgagcttagagtcaggagtaacccctgagcactgccaggtgtgacccaaaaacaagtaaaaatatccCTGAttatagttggggctggagtaatattaCAGAGgtagagtttaatccctggcatcccatatggcccctgagactccaggaataattccttaattgcttaatgcagagccaggagtatcccaaatactaccagatatggcccaaaatcctg from Suncus etruscus isolate mSunEtr1 chromosome 11, mSunEtr1.pri.cur, whole genome shotgun sequence harbors:
- the PAN2 gene encoding PAN2-PAN3 deadenylation complex catalytic subunit PAN2 isoform X1; the protein is MNFEGLDPGLAEYAPAMHSTLDPVLDAHLNPSLLQNVELDPEGVALEALPVQESVHIMEGVYSELHSVVAEVGVPVSVSHFDLHEEMLWVGSHGGHATSFFGPTLERYSSFQVNGSDDIRQIQSLENGILFLTKNNLKYMARGGLIIFDYLLEESEDMHSLLLTDSSTLLVGGLQSHILEFDLNTIQETQKYAVETPGVTIMRQTNRFFFCGHTSGKVSLRDLRTFKAEHEFDAFSGSLSDFDVHGNLLAACGFSSRLTGLACDRFLKVYDLRMMRAITPLQVHVDPAFLRFIPTYTSRLAIISQSGQCQFCEPTGLANPADIFHVNPVGPLLMTFDVSASKQALAFGDSEGCVHLWTDSPEPSFNPYSRETEFALPCLVDSLPPLDWSQDLLPLSLIPVPLTTDTLLSDWPAANSAPAPRRAPPVDAEILRTMKKVGFIGYAPNPRTRLRNQIPYRLKESDSEFDSFNQVTESPIGREEEPHLHMVSKKYRKVTIKYSKLGLEDFNFKHYNKTLFAGLEPHIPNAYCNCMIQVLYFLEPVRCLIQNHLCQKEFCLACELGFLFHMLDLSRGDPCQGSNFLRAFRTIPEASALGLILADSDEASGKGNLARLIQRWNRFILTQLHQDMQELEVPQAYRGAGGSSFCSSGDSVIGQLFSCEMENCSLCRCGSETVRASSTLLFTLSYPEDKTGKNYDFAQVLKRSICLEQNTQAWCDNCEKYQPTIQTRNIRHLPDILVINCEVNSLKEADFWRMQADAAFKMAIKKYGGEISKNKEFALADWKELGSPEGRLMCPSIEELKNVWLPFSIRMKMTKNKGLDVCNWTDEDEIQWGPARAEEEHGVFVYDLMATVVHILDSRTGGSLVAHIKVGETYHQRKEGVTHQQWYLFNDFLIEPIDKHEAVQFDMNWKVPAILYYVKRNLNSRYNLNIKNPIEANVLLAEASLARKQRKTHTTFIPLMLNEMPQIGDLVGLDAEFVTLNEEEAELRSDGTKSTIKPSQMSVARITCVRGQGPNEGIPFIDDYISTQEQVVDYLTQYSGIKPGDLDAKISSKHLTTLKSTYLKLRFLIDIGVKFVGHGLQKDFRVINLMVPKDQVLDTVYLFHMPRKRMISLRFLAWYFLDLKIQGETHDSIEDARTALQLYRKYLELSKNGTDLESFHKVLKGLYEKGRKMDWKVPEPEGQTSPKSKAWDGTREAGLDAAVFSPVLAL